Proteins co-encoded in one Salarias fasciatus chromosome 4, fSalaFa1.1, whole genome shotgun sequence genomic window:
- the LOC115386712 gene encoding LOW QUALITY PROTEIN: venom prothrombin activator vestarin-D1-like (The sequence of the model RefSeq protein was modified relative to this genomic sequence to represent the inferred CDS: inserted 2 bases in 2 codons), producing the protein MRPAAASAALLCLLAGAMAAVQLPETVFLDKQQASSLMSRQKRNTGGSQASTLEQACMEKVCTYEEARRXFQDSYRTDIFWSVYIDGDQCAEKPCKNGAMCSDSVGGYDCVCKSGFTGVHCETDQTLCTLEKDKGCSQFCKPDYISYKCSCAPGWRLSSTDRNKCEPAVAYPCGKVRSLSHGEIRYTSNAQTNFEGFICTSKECPWHAFLKSPESAGFCSGVILKDNLVLTTAQCVTKYDSYQVAVDKRSVTPESDGSTFFVKKHHIHPRYVEGRPENDLALIELRDRIRFSSTVMATCLPEKDFAESILMKGDLPAVVTGWREPRDRPAFQGQLSLNHLAYNRLPQCLDTFPDLMTNKMGCTAPRARADCDMSAGSPLLTLYRDVFFLTGVVSKPPGADCTKGYIFQKVSXHLGWLRSLGAR; encoded by the exons tgtttctggacAAGCAGCAGGCGAGCTCGTTGATGTCCCGTCAGAAGAGGAACACGGGCGGGAGCCAGGCCTCCACTCTGGAGCAGGCCTGCATGGAGAAGGTGTGCACGTACGAGGAGGCCAGAA TCTTCCAGGACTCGTACCGCACG GATATCTTCTGGTCGGTCTACATCG ATGGAGACCAGTGTGCAGAGAAGCCGTGCAAAAACGGAGCCATGTGTTCAGACAGCGTGGGAGGATATGACTGCGTCTGCAAGTCTGGCTTCACGGGCGTCCACTGTGAAACAG ACCAGACTCTGTGCACCCTGGAAAAAGACAAGGGCTGCTCCCAGTTCTGTAAGCCAGACTACATATCCTACAAATGCTCCTGCGCTCCGGGATGGAGGCTCAGCTCCACCGACAGGAATAAGTGTGAACCAGCAG TTGCTTACCCCTGTGGTAAGGTGAGGAGCCTGAGCCATGGGGAGATAAGATATACCAGTAACGCGCAGACCAACTTTGAAGGATTCATCTGCACTTCCAAAGAGTGTCCCTGGCAC GCGTTCCTGAAGAGTCCAGAGTCAGCAGGTTTCTGTAGCGGCGTCATCCTGAAAGACAACCTCGTCCTGACCACGGCGCAGTGTGTCACCAAATACGATTCCTACCAAGTGGCCGTTG ACAAACGCAGTGTGACTCCGGAAAGCGACGGAAGCACGTTTTTCGTGAAGAAGCATCACATCCACCCTCGCTATGTGGAGGGACGTCCCGAGAACGACCTGGCCTTGATCGAGCTCCGCGACCGAATCAGGTTCTCCAGCACCGTCATGGCCACCTGCCTGCCGGAGAAGGACTTTGCCGAGAGCATCCTGATGAAGGGGGACCTCCCGGCGGTGGTCACCGGCTGGAGGGAGCCCAGAGACAGGCCCGCTTTCCAGGGTCAGCTCTCGCTCAACCACCTGGCGTACAACCGGCTGCCGCAGTGCCTGGACACTTTCCCCGACCTGATGACCAACAAAATGGGCTGCACCGCCCCTCGAGCCCGGGCCGACTGCGACATGAGCGCCGGCAGCCCCCTGCTCACTCTGTACCGGGACGTCTTCTTCCTCACCGGGGTGGTGAGCAAGCCGCCCGGCGCCGACTGCACCAAGGGCTACATCTTCCAGAAGGTGT CGCACCTGGGCTGGCTGCGGAGCCTGGGCGCGCGTTAG